A stretch of DNA from Oryza brachyantha chromosome 9, ObraRS2, whole genome shotgun sequence:
ATTTCTTCACATGGCAAAGCACAACTCGACAACTTTAGCACATCCCCACAGAATATTACTCTCTGGCTGACGCGGCGGGAACACGATAAAATCCTCAGTATAAATAGCGCGCCAACGCCGCGTCGCAGTTGATCAGACCAAACCCAAGAAGAACACAAGAATTCGAAGCTATAGCCCAAGAATTCATTGGGTCGGTGAAGATGAGCGTGGAGATCCTGGACGGGAGGACGGTGGAGAGCTTCGTGGAGGACGAGGGCGCCTTCAACTCCACGGTGGACGACCGGTTCGCGGCGCTGGACGCCGACCGCGACGGCCGGCTGTCCTACGCCGACATGGCTGGGGAGCTGATGTCGCTCCGCGTGCTGGAGACCCACTTTGGCGTCGACAAGGCCGCCATGGGCGCCGACGAGCTCGTGGAGCTGTACCGCGGCCTGTTCGCCCGGTTcgaccgcgacggcgacggcgccgtcgaccGGGAGGAGTTCCGGGCGGAGATGAAGGAGGTgatgctcgccgtcgccagcggGCTCGGCTTCCTGCCGGTGCAGATGGTCGTCGAGGAGGGCAGCTTCCTCAAGAGGGCCGTCGAGAGGGAGCTCGCCAAAGCTGCCTAGTCGGCCATGGCGCGAGCTGCACTGCACTGTGTCCGGAAGGGATTCTGGCTACGGAGTGCAGGCGTATCGATCGAGAGATTTTTGTTTGTACTAATTATTCAGCATTTGTACGAGAGTTATCAGTACGCACCATGCCCGATTTGCGTCCTGTTGCTGAATGACAATTCAGCTATGTAACCCGgatgatgattaatttttgtttgatttgaattatttagtgtcaacaattaataaaatccTGATCTTATCGATGTCAAAGGAAAGGCAAATACCTGATTTCAGTAAGTTTCCTTGTCAGTTATGAAAAATGCAGATTGTAAAGAAGCGGTGGAACGCACTGAGAAAAAGCGTGTAgctggaaagaaaaaacttcTGTCTAATAAGAACTTTATcatcaaactttaaatattattttctcctatatcatttatttgatctataatttaattacatcATTGTAATGGTTACaataaaatctttataaaaaaattcatatgattatattttgattgagaaaaaaatattttcaacataGTGATGAAAACCCGGACATGGTTTCACCGCTAATATAAAGAATGTTTCATGGTAtgttaaaatatgtttcattATATTAACTTGTTTAAACTTAACTGAATCACAGTAGAGATATGTTACTAGAGCTAACACAATTATAACTCATCATCGAGTATTCGTTACAATGCACCTTGTAACACAGCACAGAGTAAAGTGTTATATAGAGTGTTCTTGTAACACATGTCTTTGTGTTACAAAATATAGGTTCTGCCGACGCAGCTAGTAGACGCACTCATGGTGGTACGGCTAAACCGTTGTAGTTGGTCCGACCAGGTACGCGGTGTCCAGGGGAGAGCCTGCCTTGCCCATTCATTGGCTGAGAGCCTCCATTGCCTATTGGCTACCCCCATTCCGTGCTGGCCAGTGGCCACCACCCACGACACAGCCACACGTCGAAAACCCACGGTTTCGGTTGCGCAACACGAAGACGAGATGCATGTGATATGGGACGCGCGTGGCTGCGGGCTGCCGACGCCCCGCGGCTCCGCACATTTCCTCGTCAAATAGGCCCATGTTGCGCGTATCTTGCCAGCCATCAGCCCAGCAACGTTCGCAAACCACTGGCCCAGGCGCCGGCTCGATCGGTGTCTGTTGGCACCGCTGCACTCGCCTTTTCGCCCATGGCATTACTACGCGCGTTCTATTGTAGTGGACGGGTGGACTGACTGGTGGTCTCACACCAACGCCGCCGGCAAAACCAGCTGCTACGTACCGTGCTTTTTGCTCAACCAGTATGTATAAATTGCGTTTACCAGCTTCACGCTCTCGTCAGACCAGAACCAACTGAAAACCTCCTCTGGTAGCTAGAACGGCTAGCTCACAAGTCACAAGGCATTCCATAGTCCATAGAGTCAAGATGAGTGTAGAGATCCTCGACGGCAAGACGGTCCGGAGCTTCGTGGAGGATGAGGGCGCCTTCAACTCCTCCGTCGACGGCCGGTTCGCCGCGCTCGACGCCGACCGCGACGGCCTGCTCTCCTACGCGGAGATGGCCGACGAGCTGATGAGCCTCAGGGTTCTCGACAAGCACTTCGGCGTCGACGAGGCCGCCATGAGCGCCGACGAGCTCGTGGAGCTGTACCGCGGCCTGTTCGCGCAGTTCGAccgcgacggcagcggcgccgtCGACCTGGAGGAGTTCCGAGCAGAGATGAAGGAGGTgttgctcgccgtcgccaacggGCTCGGGTTCCTGCCGGTGCAGATGGTCGTCGAGGAAGGCAGCTTTCTGAAAGTGGCCGTCGACAGGGAGCTGGCCAAAGCTGCTTAAATGTTACCTGAACCGGCGAGCAGATTATTTCTATTCTTGTGTTCTTAATTTGATCATTGTTGGCCTTTGTTCAGATGTAGTTTTCATTGTTACTTGCTCCTTTAAGTGATAGTACAATGGTATCTGCACGTATGGCAGACTCAGAATGTaattcacaaatcacaaacCAGTTTTGATGAAAAGTATAGTTGATCAGCTCGTGTCTGTCTACTGTCTACCGCGTATTTTGATTGCCATGCTGAGAAGCCGAGAACTAAAGGGCTGGTCggtatacattttttttataactatttgggAGTATAAAGACTAAATTAATGACTATAAAGTAAAAACTACAAATATTAGATGAGGAACTTttatattgaatttttttaacatgaaaCACACTTTTAAGAGCTCGGAAAagtgccccccccccctcccccaaaAATCCCATCCATAATTTAAGTAGAACGCAGCCTATGCAATCCTCTTTGTCAAGCTGATTCCTCTGTTTCCTATATAGGATGTTTTGAATTTGTAATATTATAACATATTTCatattggaaaaataaaataaaatatcatatagcataaaatagatgtaatatcttttttaaatatgaattcCCTCCTTCCATTCTAGTAATACACCCGTGTTGTATATTACAAGAGAGTCATACAACTAATAATAGCCTGCATATTTTCATAGAGTAaataaacattatttttagaacaattttacTATCTTTAAAAAGATACTAGGAGGTAACACTGtcttttgtataaaatttaatacctcttCTTACCTT
This window harbors:
- the LOC102706403 gene encoding uncharacterized protein LOC102706403; translation: MSVEILDGRTVESFVEDEGAFNSTVDDRFAALDADRDGRLSYADMAGELMSLRVLETHFGVDKAAMGADELVELYRGLFARFDRDGDGAVDREEFRAEMKEVMLAVASGLGFLPVQMVVEEGSFLKRAVERELAKAA
- the LOC102706679 gene encoding uncharacterized protein LOC102706679 gives rise to the protein MSVEILDGKTVRSFVEDEGAFNSSVDGRFAALDADRDGLLSYAEMADELMSLRVLDKHFGVDEAAMSADELVELYRGLFAQFDRDGSGAVDLEEFRAEMKEVLLAVANGLGFLPVQMVVEEGSFLKVAVDRELAKAA